In Sciurus carolinensis chromosome 8, mSciCar1.2, whole genome shotgun sequence, the genomic stretch GCAGACGGCAGGTCCTGCGGGGACCCTGTTTCCTGGAGGAAGGAGACGGTGGCTCCCAGCGGCCACTGTGGCACCAGCGGCAATGTTTGCCGGGTGCTGGTGGCTCCTGAGGGCTCGGCCTTCTCCGTTGGCCAACCCTCCGTTGGGGACACCTCTTCCCCTGTGACATCCTGCCACGGGCCACCAGGGATGAAAGAtactcaggggaaaaaaagtccCTGTCCTAGAGGGGCTGTGCTCTGTCCCCGCCTCCTCCCGCCTCCGCTGGGCGTGGTGGCCCTTCTCCAAGCCTCCGCTCGTGGCAGGGACAGGCCCCGGGAGGAGATGTGATTTCACAGGAGCAGCCGGAGCTCAGGTGCCACTGTACGGAAGGACGTGAGCACCCGCCCATCGGGGCCTCTGCAGGGACCTGGTGACCGTCCCCCGCAGGTCCAGAGGGACCACTGCGGAGCTCAGAGATGGCTGGAGCCGTGTCCAGTGTGGGTCAAGAGACTCACAGGGATGCTGCTCCCAGGAGGAGGCTGGCAGGAACTCAGCGGGGTGGGACAGGGACCCTGAGCTGGGGTTGGCAGGGCCTCCGGTGACATTGCCCCGAAAGCTGGAAAATGGCCACAGCGGGAGACGGACGCCACCAAGCCCACTGGGACCTCCGTCGGGGCTGCGGGCTGAGTTTGGCTGAGTCGGGCCCTGGTGCCGCCTGGGCTGGCCGCGGGGATCCCTGGGGCCTGCTTCTCAGGTCCCCCTTGGTGCCCGGCTGAGGGGGCGCAGCCCGGACTGGAGCCCAGGGAGCCGCGTGCTGGGTGCTGGGCGGGTGGGCGCAGGCGCTGACGCCCCTCTCCCGCAGCTGGGTGGGCTACGAGCAAGCCAACTGCAAGGGCGAGCAGTTCGTGTTCGAGAAGGGCGAGTACCCGCGCTGGGACTCCTGGACCAGCAGCCGGAGGACCGACTCCCTCAGCTCCCTGAGGCCCATCAAAGTGGTGAGTGCCCTGTCCCCGCCCTGTGTCCCCTCCGCCACCGCAGAGCCAGAGGGGCAGGGGCCCCGGAGGAGTCCTTCCGCCAGCTTTGGGCCCCATCTCACTGGCAGGGCCgctcctggctgtgtgaccttgcgGAGTCCCTCTGTGTGACTTTGCGGAGGCTCCTTCTCATAGTCCCGAGAGTCCCAGGAGCTCATCCTGAGGGTTGCCCGTTGAATAACCCCAGGGGCACACTCTCGAGGGGACAGGACGCGCCAGGGGGTGCTGCTCACATCCTGTCCTAGGTGAATGGTGCTCCCTAGAGTCGCCCAATTCCCGCGACAaagtaattgctcaataaatggtcGCCATCTTGACTATGAGAAGGAATTCTGTgcggagggaggaggggaatTCCGTGCTTCTCTGAGCCTGGTTCTCACTAGCGTACAAACTCCTGCCGCTGCTCACACACTCAACTCCCAGACCTTCCAAGCCCAGACTGTGTCCACCCACAGCCATGGCTTCCAACAGACACGGGGTCATATGGTGGCTCTCctcttcccagctgtgtgaccttgggcaaatcgcttgccctctctgagcctcaatctTCTCATCTGCTAAGAGACATGTAGGAGCAGGAGGACGGGAAGAGACAGGAGAGGAGGTGCCTGTTAGAGGAATGATAAACCTGTGTCCGTGCGCATGCGGGTGGAGAAGCCAGGGCGGCACTTGGTGACTGAGAGCACGTCAAGGCCGTGGGCGGGAAAACGATGTTTCAGAATCAAATATTCCCGCCAAGTGTGGGATCCAGGCATGCGCAGCTCAGGAGGGGCTCACAGAGGGCCACCGCCCAATGGAGTTGTCAGATTCTCACCCGGTGGGCGTGCTGAGCAGAGGGTCCCGGATGGAGCGGGTGTGAGGATGGGGCGGGAGGGGGCGCTCGCCCACCCTGACTTTCCCCGCCCCGTCAACAGGACAGCCAGGAGCACAAGATCATCCTCTATGAGAACCCCAACTTCACGGGCAAGAAGATGGAGATCATAGACGACGACGTGCCCAGTTTCCACGCCCACGGCTACCAGGAGAAGGTGTCCTCCGTGCGGGTGCAGAGTGGCACGTAAGTGCGGCCGGGCGTCCACGCCGCCCGGGCAGCTGGCTCTGGGCCCCGAGTCCTACTCCGCCCGAGCTCACTGGTTTCCCATGGTGGCAGTTGTCCGCCCTCGGGTGGCTTTCGGAAGTCCCCTGCAGGACCGAGTTTGGGTAGCACTGTGGTTGGAGCAGAGAGGAGCTGGCCTTAACCTCAGCTGCAAAGGGCAGGCAGGAGAGTATGTGTCAGTGGACGGAGTGGAAGTTAGGCGATCGTAACGCAGCCGCGAGGGACAGCAGGTCAGCCCATGCTGACCTTTCATTACCCAGGGCCCAACGTTTGCAAAGCGCGAGCTGTCACCTTCCACGGAATTTAACATGGGCATTGGGTGCTCTGCATCCGCGGTTTCTGCATCCGCGGTTTCTGCATCCGCGGATTCAACCAACTGCGGATCaaaatttcaaggaagaaaacttGAGTCTGTACTTGACACGTGGGGACTTTGTGTCTTGCGGGTCATTCCCGAAACGATACAGTTTAACAAGTGTGGCCGCAGTATTAACCTGGTTCTAGGGATCGCAGGTCATAGAGAGGTCGCTTAAAGCACACAGGGGTGCtgggcacacgcctgtcatctaGCAAACtcaggggacagaggcaggagggtcccaagttagagaccagcctgggcgactgagaccctgtctcaaagggaAAGGGCTGGATGTGGCTGGGCGGTGGAGCGCCCCCTGGGtgccatccccagtactgcaacaaTGAATCTGATGGAGTCGGGGGAGGGAGGCCGTGTAGGTTCTAGGCAAAGGCTCTTGCCATTCTGACACCCTGGATTTGGGTACTCGCAGGGTCCTGACACCATCCCCTGCAGAAGCCCAGGGATGATTCACGAGTTTGGAAGAGCcaacttttgtatttttagacGGTCGTGGATTCTGGCTGGCGAGTCTTTGCTGGTTTGAATTCAGCCACCCTGGGAGTATTTGCACGGGACACATTGGTGACCGCTCCGTCTTAGGGCGTCCCCCTGCGCCCCACCCGAGAGCCAGTTTGGCAACATCTGCGGGCTTCTCGGGGTTCTTCAGTCCCCTAAATAGTGTGTGAGCCCCGAGTTCATGCAACATTAGTTCCCCCCTGGCTGGGTCACGCGCAGGGTCGGGGGCGGGGGGGGAGGCCTGGTGGCTCTTGTGCAGGTGACCCTCCAGGAGGGGTGGATTTAAAGATGCACACAAAGCAAAGCTACTGCCTCCAGCAAGAGTCTCCTGAGGCCCTGGTGGCCTCCCTGCAGAGCCGTGGGGTCAGGAGAGGGATGGGCGGAGCTGGATGGGCGGGTCCTTGTGGGCCAGGGCTGCGCCACGTTCCCTGAGGACGAGATCACCGTTTTCATCAGGTGCTGCAAAGAGTCAGTGACCCCTGAATGGTAAAGGCCCAGAGTCGGGCTGGATTGCGGGGGCGCCTGGGACCCCCGTCCCGGCTGGCCGCTGGGACTCTCTGGGCGCTTACGCTCCCTCCTGGCTCTGACCCCGAATCAGACCTTCAGCTACGATTGGGGCTGGGAGGAGGCGAGCTGCCCCCAAGAGCAGGAAGGGGGCAGACGCGCCCTGCTGGACCCCGCGGGGCAGCTGAGGGGcccctctctccctggccctgcaGGTGGGTCGGCTACCAGTACCCCGGCTACCGCGGGCTGCAGTACCTGCTGGAGAAGGGGGACTACAAGGACAGCAGCGACTTCGGGGCGCCCCACCCCCAGGTACAGTCCGTGCGCCGCATCCGCGACATGCAGTGGCACCAGCGGGGGGCCTTCCACCCCTCCAACTAGAGCCCTGAGCCCCGGCCGCCTCCCCAGGGGCAGGTCTGCTGCCCAGGACCCTCCAGGCTTCTCAGCGAGTGAATAAAGTGTGTCTTGCAACTGCGAGCCGGCGTCTTTTATCCGCGGTGGGGCTGGGcggggcgtgtgtgtgtgtgaaagagagagagtcaGCAAGTGTGTGGGCTGGGGTCCACCAGCAGGCCCCTCCTGGAACCTGCCGGCTCTGCAGCtacttagctgtgtgacctcgaACATGTGAtccaacctctctgagcctctgtctcTTCACCTGATTGACAACTCCCTTGCTTCCTAAGCGACCACCTGGGCTCTCTACTCTGTGGAGGCTGAGCACAGTCACCCTCAGGGGCATGTGATGGACGCCCCAGTCCTTACAAATATACCACGACCCACCGTTCTCTCCTGACTTCCTTTTCCTGGGACCCTGGGTGGGGGATTTATTTGCACCAACAGAGCGGAGAACCCTGCAATGCCCACCCGGTCCCGGGGCATGTCATTGCTGCCCATTTGTGCCTTCCTGGGTCTGATGGCTTAGCATGACCTTCAGTATGGCCAGGTGCAGAGTGACCCAGGGAATGAGGCTCAGGCGGCGGGTCCCACCGGCCTGGCTCCTGTGGCTGTTCTGTAGGACCCAGGAAAGTCAGGTCCTGAAAACTGGAGAGGGGAGGCGGCCATCCCGGCTCTCTGTGGACGCGTCTTTTGTTGGCTATAAATAGTGCAAACCTCTCTTCCCTCGGTGTAGCTCTCTCCCCTGCCTTTCTGATACCTtgtgatgtatttttaaattttcatctagTCAAACATCAAGCGTTCCGTCCACAGTTGGTGCATTCCACGTTTCCTCTGAGAAATTCTTTCTAACCCCAGGTCACGAATATATtctccaatatttttttttcctaagcgttttaaagttttgcttttcagttttaaGTTCTTAATCCTGCTGGAGGTGGTTTTTGTGGTTAGTGTGCTGGAGGGATTCAATTTCTTGGATGATTCCTTTTTTATTCACAACTGTGTTCCTACAATAATATGTTAACAGGTCTGTGCTTCCCTCTACTATACAATGTCACCTCTATCATGCATTAAATTTCCATGTAGGCATGGAGTCTTTTGGGGGgccctctgttctgttccttcCTCCTATATGTGTATTTCTGTGCTCTTCTCATATTGTTTTAATAACTAGCTATTCTGCATAAGGAATCCTGAGGTTCCCTAAGTCATCAGTTTTTTTCAAGAGTGTTTGGATACTCTTGCCCCTTTAAATCTCCATTTAGAAGAAACTCCTcaagtttgggggaaaaaaaatagaaaaccttgttGAATAAGTGGTTAAAATGATAATCGTGAAGGTGGTAGTgtattaatctattttctgttgctataacaaaatacctgaggctgggtactttataaagaaaagaggtctgTTGGaatcatggttttggaggctgaaagtccaagatcaagcgACCCCGTCTGTTCACAGGGATCCTTTTGGTTGTATCACAACAGGAAGGAGGATTGGAAAGGGAACTGACTCGAGGTAGAAGGGCCAAGCATGTGTCGGTGGCTTCACCTTATCCCAGCCCACTCTGCAAGACTGGCGTTCATCTCTTCCATGGGCattgcccccagtgacctaattacTTTCTGCTAAGCCCACATCCTAAAGGTTCCCTCACCCCGCACCATCACACAGGGACCAAACTTCCAGCACAGGAAGCTTTGGGGAACACACACAGATCATAGCAGGCAGGAACTAATAATATGTGCTCATTAAATACTCTCTTCCATGTCCTCATTCATTCTTCCACCAACCCTGACTGAGGGCTTACTACTTTATTTCTGGAACTGGGCAGAGTAGGAGATACCCCAAAAGACAGAGCCCCTGCCCCTAGGTGGCTCTTCTCTGGGGAGATTGTCATCCGTTTACATAGAGGCCTGGGGATTAATATGAGTTGGATTATGttctccccaaattcatgtcACAGTGCTGACCCTAGGACCTCAGAATGTGTGCTCTTACTTGAATATTGGGTGGCTGCAGATGTAATTAGCTAAATTAGGTTGAGGTCAGACTAGATTAGGGTGGACCCCCTAATCCAAGATAAGCTGTGTCCTTAGGAAAAGCAGAAATCTGTAGCTTTACACGCACAAGGAGAAGACGGTTTAGACATAATTGAGGGAGGCCCGTATAAGCGAAGGGACGCCAAAGAGTGCCCTGGGCCAGCAGGACCTGGGAGGGGGGCGGGGAACAGCCCCAGGAAGAACCAGCCCCACCCACACCTTCCCCTAGGGCTGCtcgcctccaggactgtgaggcGATACCTTTGTATTTTATAAGCCACCCGCTCCCAGGTTCTTTGTTATAGCAACTCCGGTAAACTAATACGGTGATGTTGAGAAGAAAGACCAAGGGAAGAGGGGTTCCTTCCTGGGCCAGGCCGGGTATACCTCCCACACACAGGTCTGGGGGGTTCGCAAGAAGAGTTGGAATCCTCCAGGTGAATCTTGGGGATCGACAACGTCACCAAAGGGAACAGAGGATGCAGAGCTGAGCGGGCAGGAAAAGGTGCTGTGTCCCAGGGCTCCGGGGTGGCAGGTGCTCTGGGGCGTAGAGGGCGGGTTGGGCACTAGGTCCTGAGAGACAGGGAAGGACTCTGCCCCTGGAGTGCGGCAGGAGGCACTGAGATGGACCCTATTCTCTGTCACAACGTGCCCCAGGTTTGGTGGCACATCTGCAGCGCTCACAAGCGGTCATGTGGCCAGGCCTTGCTGGGGGCCCAGAGATCATGACTGAGGCCAGGTCAGGCCAGGGTGAGACCCAGGCTGGCCGCGGACGCTGGCAGGCGGCTGGGGCCTCGGCTGGGGCTGTCGTGTTGGACACCCACACGGGGCACTCCACCTGGCTGGCCGACTTCCTGGAGGCACAGGGGCAGGGACCTAAGAGCAAGTGCCCCCAGAGAGAAAGGTGAGGCTTTTAATGACCCAGCCTCAGAAATCTGGCCTCATGAGGGCTCAAGGAGCAGTTCCCCCTGCGGCCACCAGGTGGCAGCCTCGAGCCGTCCTCCGGCAGCTCTGTCCTGGTGGTGGACAGAGGGCTGGGCGGACAGAGCCACCCAGACCCTGCTGGGAGACGACCAGGAGGGAAGCCTTATGAAACTCGGGGTCCAGGAGCAGCCCCCTCGCCAGGCAGCTCGGGAGGTAGGCAGGTGAAATGGCAGGGGATTGGGGGGACAGCCCCTGAGAAGCTGCTGAGCACCGGAGTCCCAGGCTTGCTCAAAGCCCGGCGTTTAGAACCCAAGCTAAGACTTCAGCCGACACTGAACGTTAGCAATGCCCGGGCCCGAAGCTTGAGAGCACAGACACAGTAGTGTAAACTGGCACAACTGCTTTGCACAAACTGCCTGAGAAACCCCAGTGAAACTAAGAACAAGCAGAGATCTGGAGACCTGGCTGTCCCCGTGCTGGATGCTGACCCTGGAGGACTCATCTACACCAGAAGAGAGGTTCGGAAGACCCAGGGCAGCCGCGTCCACGCCAACACGACACCTGGGATTGACCTGCGTGCCCCTCAGAGGGGAACAAGTCCATAACCCTCATGCGATGATGTTATCATGCCCCCCCCACCACACCAAAATGGCTGGatgtggtggcccacgcctgtcatcccagcaactccggaggctgaggcaggaggatggcacatttgaggccagcctcagcaacttagccagacactgtctccaaataaaatgaataaataaaaagggccgaggatgtggctgcgtggtagagcacttgcctggggTTCACTGGTGTACGAGGGTGTGACCCCTAGCACTGTGTgcagtttgttgttgttgtttgcagtttgttgttgttgctttacATTTCCAATCCCTCATGGACCAAAATAAGTAGATTAcgaattattattaaaataaagtcaaGACTTCCAGTGGCCTGGTGAGGGCAGCAAATCTTACTCTTTGAGGGGCCGTGGGGTCTCGGCGGCCACTGGGGGTGCAAGTTGGGTAGacgttgtgtatgtgtgtggctGTGTTTTTAGGGAGCTTTATGAACCCCGACATTTGAACTTCATTTTCACTGATGACCAAAAACCATTCTTTCTTGGACCCTCTCCCCATCAATCAAAAATGTAAGACCCTTCTCCAGCTTGTGGGCGGGCACAAACGCCGGCTGGCTCTGTCCCCTAAGCTGTCCTTCCTGTGGCTGATCCCACCACGGATGGTCGTGCTGAGAGACGAGCCGTCTGCACGATTTTAAAGAGCATGGACCTCGAAGACGAGACGGAAGTCATGCCGGGTTATCAACCAAGCTTCATTTCTGCTCTGAGGAATTGAGACAATCGTCACTTTTCACTTTTGTATAGTTTTTGCATTTCCAGGAAATTACgggggggttgtttgtttgtttttcgtttttcttttttgccatcaCAATCCCGCAAGTGCCCTCGGGGACTCCGGGAGAATTCCCCGCCCACCAAGGAGCCTGGGCGTGGTCATGAGCAACTGGCCCCGGGACAGCAGCTTTTGGGCCCTTCGTGGGGCCATCTTGGGCCTTGGGAGTGTATTCCAAGGGCTTCAGGTAAACAGGTCCATTCTATTGAGTGAGTGGAAggacctgaaagaaaaaaattgcttttcttgCTTTTGGGGTCCACTCTTGGCAGAAATAAGGAAGCATCAAATCAAGAGACCCGGGGCAGCTCGCAGGATCAGCAGGGGCTTATAAAAAAGTGGGAGGATTAAGGAACAGAGTGCACAGGTTTCTTAAACAGCTATCACAGAACTACCGAACAGTCCAGAAATTGCACTACTGGGTGCATGCCCAAAGGAAATGAGATCCGCATGCCAAGAGACACCAGCACCCCTGTATTTATTGCAATACTATTCACAAAAGCCAGGGAATGGAATCACCCTAAACATCCACCAGTGAACAAAGGGATAAAGCAAATGAGTTACACATACCCagatggaatactatgcagccataaaaaggaaggaaTCCTGTCCTTTGTAGCAGCTCCCTCTTTGGACCAGGAGGACAgtatgttaagcgaaataagtcaggcacaaaaagacaaatgttgCCTGATCTCACTCATAGGTGGAATGCAAAAAggttgatctcacagaagttgagGGGAGTAGGAGGTGAGATGGCCAGAGATTGGGTATAATGATGTGGTCACATAGGACGTTCTggtgttctgtgcatatagttgACAGTGACACATTGCCTATCTCCAAACAGCTGGTAGGGAGGAGTTTGAGTGGAATCCTCATACAGTGTTTGCGGAATCCTCATAAGTGTTCCAGGCAGTGGATATGCTGGTGACCCTGATTGGGTCATGACCCGCTGCATACATGAATCAAAGCATCCGTAGGTACagttattatgtgtcaatcaaaaagtaaaaaaaaaaaatgtaagagaaaaagaaagggtttGGAGAAGCAACTTGTCTCTCTCAGATGAGCTCTGATCCCGCAGGGAAAGAGGGGGACTCTAGATTGACCGCCGCATTAGAACCCTGGAATGGACCAGGGTTCTGTGGGTCTGCGTTTAACAAGCCCCCTGGGTGTGGAGTATGAAACCTTAAGCAGGACCCCGGCTGCCCTCAGAAGCTTCCATTGCTTTGTCCACCTTTCGGTGACGTTCTTGCATTAAAACAGCAGAGGACGCGACTCAAGGAGACCAGCTTGCGATTCCAGACCAGCTTGCGATTAATGCTGCTTCTGCCTGGGGACATTCTTCTTCTTCCACTAAAGCTGACAAACCTCTCCCTCCATCGAACCGCAAATAAGAAAAAACCAAGCGGGTGGTTTCTGTCCAAAACATGAGTCCAAAAGTGGGTCACCTCCTCCTGTCCTGCAGGCACCGAGTAGGCGCTCCTTACTCCTCGTTATGAGCCCTGGTGGGTTCTACTCTCATTGGAAGGGTCCCTGACCCTCACCTCCCTTAACTGCTGCGATTCCAACCGCTCACCCTGTCCCGCTACCCCGCTGGGTTGC encodes the following:
- the Crybb2 gene encoding beta-crystallin B2, which codes for MGTPGEGIKATSRQPGSRALAGAGVAGHSCARQSTMASDHQTQAGKPQPLNPKIIIFEQENFQGHSHELSGPCPNLKETGVEKAGSVLVQAGPWVGYEQANCKGEQFVFEKGEYPRWDSWTSSRRTDSLSSLRPIKVDSQEHKIILYENPNFTGKKMEIIDDDVPSFHAHGYQEKVSSVRVQSGTWVGYQYPGYRGLQYLLEKGDYKDSSDFGAPHPQVQSVRRIRDMQWHQRGAFHPSN